In Actinomycetota bacterium, the following are encoded in one genomic region:
- a CDS encoding bifunctional (p)ppGpp synthetase/guanosine-3',5'-bis(diphosphate) 3'-pyrophosphohydrolase, with translation MAQEAVTSAARGGSAAPAPDVHAPSPELTEPAARSEVVHRGESSGRLRGRLSRIAGGSRTAYPELEPLFRTIRQFHPKSDLKILERAYETASYLHRDQRRRSGEPYITHPLAVATVLAELGMTTPTIAAALLHDTVEDTAYSVESLREDFGDEIARLVDGVTKLDKVKYGESSAAETVRKMVVAMARDVRVLVIKLCDRLHNMRTLRWLPVDKQEKKARETLEIYAPLAHRLGMNTIKWELEDLSFATLYPKMYDEIVRLVGQRAPSRDLYLQGLIEEINSDLREAKLRAVVTGRPKHYYSVYQKMIVRGRDFADIYDLVGVRILVESVRDCYAVLGILHSRWSPVPGRFKDYIAMPKFTMYQSLHTTVIGPEGKPVELQIRTHDMDRAAEFGIAAHWRYKQSEVGGKASPEDYGWLRQLLEWQRETEDPDEFLDGLRYDLQSSEVFVFTPKGDVVALPSGSTPVDFAYAVHTEVGHRCVGARVNGKLVPLESALENGDTVEVFTSKSEGAGPSRDWLSFVRSPRARNKIRGWFSKERREEAIEQGKDAITRAMRKEGLPLQRLLSNQSLTPIAAELHIADISALYAAVGEGRVAASTIVRRLVAGMGGEEAAADDAAEATSPTRISSRPRPVGDAGVVVKGVDDVWVKLARCCTPVPGDTILGFVTRGSGVSVHRTDCVNVPGLQAQAERLVDVEWAPTPSSVFLVTIQVEALDRSRLLSDVTRALSDQHVNILNANVTTSRDRIAMSRFTFEMADPKHLGSVLKAVRSIEAVYDVYRV, from the coding sequence GTGGCCCAGGAGGCGGTGACCTCGGCGGCGCGGGGCGGATCGGCGGCCCCCGCGCCCGATGTCCACGCCCCGTCCCCTGAGCTGACAGAGCCAGCAGCCCGCTCGGAGGTCGTCCACCGGGGCGAGTCGTCGGGCAGGTTGCGGGGCCGGCTGTCTCGGATCGCGGGCGGATCGCGTACGGCGTACCCCGAGCTCGAGCCGCTGTTCCGCACGATCCGGCAGTTTCACCCCAAGAGTGACCTGAAGATCCTCGAACGGGCCTACGAGACCGCGTCGTACCTGCATCGCGACCAGCGACGGCGTTCCGGCGAGCCGTACATCACCCACCCGCTGGCCGTCGCCACCGTGCTCGCCGAACTCGGCATGACGACCCCCACGATCGCCGCGGCGCTGTTGCACGACACCGTCGAGGACACCGCGTACTCGGTGGAGTCGCTGCGAGAGGACTTCGGCGACGAGATCGCCCGGCTCGTCGACGGCGTGACCAAGCTCGACAAGGTCAAGTACGGCGAGTCGTCAGCGGCCGAGACAGTACGGAAGATGGTCGTGGCGATGGCCCGCGACGTCCGGGTCCTCGTCATCAAACTGTGCGACCGCTTGCACAACATGCGAACGCTGCGGTGGCTGCCGGTCGACAAGCAGGAGAAGAAGGCCCGCGAAACGCTGGAGATCTATGCGCCCCTGGCGCATCGGCTCGGGATGAACACGATCAAGTGGGAACTCGAGGATCTGTCGTTCGCCACGCTCTACCCGAAGATGTACGACGAGATCGTGCGCTTGGTGGGACAGCGGGCGCCCTCGCGCGACCTGTATCTGCAGGGACTGATCGAGGAGATCAATTCCGACCTGCGCGAGGCGAAACTGCGCGCCGTGGTGACCGGGCGCCCCAAGCACTACTACTCGGTGTACCAGAAGATGATCGTGCGCGGCCGGGACTTCGCGGACATCTACGACCTGGTCGGCGTACGGATCCTGGTGGAGTCCGTGCGCGATTGCTATGCCGTGCTCGGCATCCTGCACTCGCGGTGGAGCCCGGTACCGGGGCGTTTCAAGGACTACATCGCGATGCCCAAGTTCACCATGTACCAGTCGTTGCACACCACCGTCATTGGGCCGGAGGGCAAGCCGGTCGAGTTGCAGATCCGTACCCACGACATGGATCGCGCCGCGGAGTTCGGGATCGCTGCGCACTGGCGCTACAAGCAGTCCGAGGTCGGCGGAAAGGCGAGCCCGGAGGACTACGGCTGGCTGCGGCAACTGCTGGAATGGCAGCGGGAGACCGAAGATCCCGACGAGTTCCTCGACGGCCTGCGCTACGACCTGCAGTCCAGCGAGGTCTTCGTGTTCACCCCGAAGGGGGACGTCGTCGCGCTGCCGTCCGGTTCCACGCCGGTCGACTTCGCCTACGCCGTGCATACCGAGGTCGGACACCGCTGCGTCGGCGCCCGGGTCAACGGCAAACTCGTCCCGCTCGAATCCGCACTGGAGAACGGCGACACCGTCGAGGTGTTCACGTCGAAGTCCGAAGGAGCCGGCCCGAGCCGGGACTGGCTGTCGTTCGTCCGCAGCCCCCGCGCCCGGAACAAGATCCGGGGCTGGTTTTCCAAGGAACGTCGCGAAGAGGCGATCGAGCAGGGCAAAGACGCGATCACTCGGGCGATGCGCAAGGAGGGGCTGCCGCTGCAGCGGCTGCTGAGCAACCAGAGCCTGACGCCGATCGCCGCCGAACTGCACATCGCCGACATCAGTGCGCTGTATGCCGCGGTCGGCGAGGGCCGCGTCGCGGCCTCCACCATCGTGCGCCGGCTGGTCGCCGGGATGGGCGGGGAGGAGGCCGCCGCCGATGATGCCGCCGAAGCGACCAGCCCGACCCGGATCTCGAGCCGACCGAGGCCGGTCGGCGACGCCGGGGTCGTGGTCAAGGGCGTCGACGACGTCTGGGTCAAGCTCGCCCGATGCTGTACGCCGGTGCCCGGCGACACGATCCTCGGCTTCGTCACCCGGGGTTCCGGCGTGTCGGTGCATCGCACCGACTGCGTCAATGTGCCCGGCCTGCAGGCTCAGGCGGAACGCCTCGTCGACGTGGAATGGGCCCCCACGCCCAGCAGCGTCTTCCTCGTGACCATCCAGGTCGAGGCGCTGGACCGCTCGAGATTGCTGTCGGACGTCACCCGGGCGCTGTCCGACCAGCACGTGAACATCCTCAACGCCAACGTGACCACGTCGCGGGACCGGATTGCGATGTCCCGCTTCACCTTCGAGATGGCCGACCCGAAGCACCTGGGGTCCGTGCTCAAGGCCGTGCGGTCCATCGAGGCCGTGTACGACGTCTACCGCGTCTGA
- the secF gene encoding protein translocase subunit SecF — translation MSRLRELGHRLYAGQIEYDFVGRRRTWYVVSSVILVIAILGLVVRGGLNLGIEFRGGAQFQLPPAATCSIEQARDTAEGAGASQAIVTEVGSGGLRVQTQPLTPEQSNATRDALAAACGLQPSDIAVQLIGPTWGSQITAKALQGLVIFLILVAIFMTIYFELRMAIAGLVALAHDLVITIGIYALVGFEVTPATVIGVLTILGFSLYDTVVVFDKVKENTKGFAGQSRATYGQLANLAVNQTLVRSINTSVIALLPVAAILFVGAGLLGAGTLKDLSLALFVGMAAGTYSSLFVATPLLVQLKERQPEVKAQARRVAARGASRPDRPASAVAVGGESAPTAAAGQPAAGSTARPAGQRNQPRKQSRSRRGGGGQR, via the coding sequence GTGAGTCGGCTGCGTGAGCTCGGTCATCGTTTGTACGCCGGACAAATCGAGTACGACTTCGTCGGCCGGCGGCGGACCTGGTACGTCGTGTCCAGCGTCATCCTGGTGATCGCGATCCTGGGACTGGTCGTGCGGGGCGGTCTGAACCTGGGAATCGAGTTCCGTGGTGGCGCGCAGTTCCAGCTGCCGCCGGCGGCGACCTGTTCCATCGAACAGGCGCGCGACACCGCCGAAGGCGCCGGCGCCAGCCAGGCGATCGTCACCGAGGTCGGCAGCGGCGGGCTTCGGGTGCAGACCCAACCGTTGACGCCGGAGCAGTCCAACGCCACCCGCGACGCGCTGGCTGCCGCGTGCGGGCTACAACCGTCCGACATCGCCGTCCAGCTGATCGGTCCGACCTGGGGGAGTCAGATCACCGCCAAGGCCCTGCAGGGGCTGGTGATCTTCCTGATCCTGGTCGCGATCTTTATGACGATCTATTTCGAGCTCCGTATGGCGATCGCGGGGTTGGTGGCCTTGGCGCACGACCTCGTGATCACGATCGGCATCTACGCCCTCGTCGGGTTCGAGGTGACGCCCGCGACGGTGATCGGTGTCCTGACCATCCTCGGGTTCTCGCTGTACGACACCGTGGTCGTGTTCGACAAGGTGAAGGAGAACACGAAGGGCTTTGCCGGGCAGAGCCGGGCGACGTACGGACAGCTGGCCAATCTCGCCGTCAACCAGACGCTGGTCAGGTCGATCAACACCTCGGTGATCGCCCTGCTGCCGGTCGCGGCGATCCTGTTCGTGGGCGCCGGTCTGTTAGGTGCCGGCACCCTGAAGGACCTGTCGCTCGCGCTGTTCGTCGGCATGGCCGCCGGTACGTACTCCTCGTTGTTTGTGGCTACGCCGTTGCTCGTGCAGCTCAAGGAGCGTCAGCCGGAAGTGAAGGCGCAGGCCCGCCGAGTCGCCGCACGGGGGGCGAGCCGCCCCGATCGACCCGCCTCGGCCGTCGCGGTCGGCGGTGAATCGGCGCCGACCGCTGCCGCCGGGCAGCCGGCGGCGGGCAGTACGGCGCGCCCCGCCGGGCAGCGCAACCAGCCACGCAAACAGTCCCGCTCCCGCCGTGGTGGCGGAGGCCAGCGGTAA